From Spodoptera frugiperda isolate SF20-4 chromosome 27, AGI-APGP_CSIRO_Sfru_2.0, whole genome shotgun sequence:
cttcagacactgcgggatttttgacgagaagacttcatgtaACTTCCCAAacgctgcccatccgagttggattcttcgggcgacctctttctcgaagttggacctacctagctggatgatctgacccaggtatgtgtagtggtctacaacttcgagtatatcgttcccaacgataaTCGGTACAGGTGCatcatggacatttgacatgatttttgcCTTGtctatgttcattttaaggcccacctgttgggaaacggtattgaggtcgctgagcatggtgttcaggtcttccagcgactctgccattacgactatctcatcggcgaaacggagatgagtgatgtattcgccattaatgttgatgccgcgtccgcacCAGttcaagagcttaaaaacgtcctcctgtgcgttcgtgaacagtttttGAGATATCACGTCTCcgtgtctcacgcccttccgcaactggattggtcccgtagtctcttcctggagtcggatacGGATTCATAATAGAGACCTTTTCGGCAAGAACAGTCAtaaatcagagcactccccgtggtataggtgatagaaaatgcacaacgaagctacatatctacgcattgccaaagtgataagtcggttttaaatttcctgacactcaacaatccgattcgcacgccgctgaacgcggtccagaagATGAACCTAATACTGGGGTGCCCTCGCCCACAGATGagtagtattccatatggggccgaacctgcgccttatatagaagcaggcgatgggctggagtgaaatactgccttgatctgttgagcacaccaagctttttcgaggctaatttaaccttatccgctagatggccacggaactggacgtcgctctaaatgttgatgccaagtatcccaaatatccggctcgaaaagcaggagtagaaacgggatggtttttagtcagtaggtaagagtctggcactctctctcgcctcgccaaaggcgggaaaagtcataggacgatttccaataccggctgaggcagtcaggggggtactttgaaactgacgtgagacgaccaacggcaGTTTAACGGCAGTCTTAACGGTAAACACGcagtcttagtagggttaaactggaacaaattaagttcaccccaatctgagattctccgcaaagaagtctcgatttcagacacaagtctgtttcggttctcgttGACTTTTTCTCAAGAAAtattagcgcggccggtataataggcatcacctgtactgtcatccgcataacaatgaatgccgcaaatttgcaacatatcattgatatggatgaggaacagggtaggtgatagcacgcagcggacacctgcgtttacagacagagagtcgaagcagtccccgtcgacaacgacctaaATGCTTCTGTTtgcaaggaagcagtagacccattcgcacaatttctcggtaagctcataggaagaaagcttcgaaagaaacgctttatgccaaacccgggcgaaggctttcgccacgtccaagctaactaccaacgcttcccccttagattcgatcgcctgtgcccaacggtgtgtcaggtaaaccagaaggtCCGCAGCCcaccgacctttacgaaaaccgtgttgttggtcactgagtagctggtgatcctctaggtaccgcaagagctggcagttgataatggactccattattttcgagaagagggaagttatggctatcggatTTGTTCGATCGCCTTTTTTAGGAACCAAGGCTCGACTCTGTCTAGAAgttctcggggcaggaccactcgtttaaggttccatccccactatcactactttctccgatctctagttgcgaaaaaaatataaaatagttgaaatatttacaaaaaaaaatattatttattgtttaattttgccgccccctaaaaagtgccgcccggggcgggccgcccctgccgcccccactacgctacgccactggttaagtacctaatcattaaaGGACTCTGTCTACGGCACGGCGGTTAGTCACGTAACTGTAGGTACTTGAAACTAgtcacgaggaactcgactagtttcaagtcatgctagaggcccATACCTATTCGTGTGGAGATCgatgcggaatgctgctcatataatatgataacataataattaatttagtatatttcacgaaagttataatgaaaaaaaaggcatgtgatataaataaaatgtgatgtACCTATCACCAATCTATCGTTTTACAAAGGACGCATTTCTCGCCTTTTTATATGGAACACgatcagacgtatcacctgatggtaagcaatcgctgccgcccatggacacttgaaacaccagaggcgttacaagtgcgttgccggccttttgggggttaggaatttaagggttgttggggaattgagccctcagtaacctcactcacacaacgcaagagttgtttcacgtcggttttcggtgaggccgtagtatcactcacTGCCGGCTTATGTTTTACGATTCAGTTTTATCACATTTGacgtaataattgttttattgtttttaaaaaaacgttgccccacactaggattttctcctgtgtcgtgggtgcgtttacaaacatacaagttcacatacacatgacacccagacccgaaacaacaatttttggatcacacaaagaattgctccgtgcgggaatcgaacccgctacacgttgcacggcagccagttgcccaaccaccgcgccaatcgtgcagtcacaataatattttaatgcatgtatttttttgttataactgCACTGATAATCACAAAATACTGCACCGATGTTAAATCGGGGGAACAACCGATAGATAATAATCACAGAATACTGCACCGATACTAAATCGGGGAAACAACCGATAGATAATAATCACAGAATACTGCACCGATACTAAATCGGGGAAACAACCGATAGATAGTGCTGTGATGATGTgatcgtaaaatatttattttttgcagcaGCGTTCACGATGTCAATAATATTCCAATagacaatacaatttataaactgTAATCTGCAGTTCTTGTACCTAAGTAGTTCAGGTAATTATAATTCAGAAAATTAAATGGAACAAGTCAAGCCAATTGATAGACCTAGCATGAAAACATGTGATTGTTCCGCTTTAAACTTATCTTAAACCTATGCGTGTTTGTCATCTAAAAACTGCTATGTCATAGTGAATTCCATAGCTATCTTCGCACTGAAGAGGGCTCGGTTAACGCAATGATAGGAGGGATTTACATATTGTTTCACGGGTtcaatcctagtatggggctaCGATGTTTGTACTCAAAAATGCCTAGAGTTTTATATTGGCtagaaaaacaaattatgtaagCAGGTCTATTTTCCTTCTTCAGCCTAAATAACTAGATGACAATACCAAATACTAGGTAAGTTATGTACTTAGATACACAATGAATGATCGATTCAAGTTCCTAAAAATATTTGACTGTCTAACATGAGATCTTCGAGTTTAATTATTAGgaaatgacaaaatatttagtAAGTATTTGAATATCGATTACTCTATCTACATAGACAGATAGAAAGACTGAAATTGTGACCAGATACAGCTGTTCTATTTACCCGTTAAGCGAATAACACTAGTCAAGTTACATAGCTCTATCAATATCGGCTGTTTAAGAAAACGTCGCACTGTCCCTATAACAAACAACGGTTATATTTCGCGACGTGTGAGCAACGCAACCAGTCGCATTCGCAGCGTCCGCGCGAACACTCCGCACGGCCTTGGGAGCAATAAACACGCGAATATTatcgtaaaaatataaactatatcAATATAAAGTGCCCAGTTCTCAATTATATCGCCTGatattttgtgttgaataaaaaGGTATGATTTTTCGCTTATtgtattcatttaataaatatcaacATACAACTACAGTTAACTAatgatgttattataatattttcattagttTACATCATTGCTTTTTAGTTTATGCTACGCAATCATGGGAAATCCGGATCACATCCTAAAATGTCTAGTAAATAGGCTACTCACCCACTGAACAACTACCTAATCATTGGTCCATTTTTACTCATTAAATGGTCAGTGGGGGCCAATTTTAGGatcaaataagaaaacaaaatgataaCATCCAGGCTTAATGAttacacaaataatatttacgaGATTACAGCAATTTGACGGTTTTATTTAGAATAGAAATTagagtaatttaaaaagtttattcatATCATGATTGCGTGTGATTCCCGCTATATTCCCAAATAGCCGTTGTTGGAGGGATTCCCCTAGAGTTGTATTGCTTTCTAGGGCTAAAGGGAAGGGGGATAATACTTGAAGGCAAGTAAGTACtcaggtaggtacttacttaactgtaatttatttcattttagtaTTGTCTTGCTCTctaatttaatcttattttacGAGTCTAATCGTCATAAGTGTAACTGTTAATAGGTCCAACATATTACAAGGgattgggttcgatttccgaaaAATAGAGCACCTCAAAAACTGTGCGCTTCTCTAGGCTGTACCTACCAAATTAcctacacttctgcctacctcctCAGCAAGTACCTACTGAGTATGACGTCATTTTAAACTTCAGATAATACGGATACAGCCACTATCATTGTTATGAATAAGAAACATCGATCGCAAACAATATGAAGCACTATCGCAACACAACATCAATGTAGCCTCTAACAGAGCTGTTATCACGATGATAACGCGagagaaacataatattatggttGTTGCATCATCTTGCGTCATCTATCGCTTTACACACCGAATGTAGTAGGTACTTAcgacctttttttgagggggggtaatcatccaatgatccgttcctactcctgcttttcgacccggagccccggtaaacccgctaggtgatCCGCAGCTTCGCATCTGGTACTTACGATCTGGGATAATGATCCCAGTAGTCCTGACATAGGTATAAACCTATTAAGTAAAAGCACTAGGTAGGTTATTTTGATTGTCTTAAGTTTTTGATATTTCGGTATTGTTTGTGCCCTTTCACACACACCGGTGTTTGGATAGTTGATGTCAGGTACCAAGTATTCAGTGTATAATGTaccttttaaaatttttgtcctTGTAGGTGCCATTAACTAAAAGATTTTAAACTATAGATGATTGCAGCTGTCTCATAATCATTACGTACTTCTCTCTCCAGAACCTAAATCATGTCAGCCGATCAAGTGTTCCACTCAAGATCTGAAGGTATACCTTCCGAGGGAGTAAAGGATCAGTATGCAGATGGAAAGGCAGCCAGGACATggaacaaattcattggagaCAGCAACGAGAGGACACAGAATTACAAGGACTTCTTGATTGGACTGCTCAAGAAAAATGGTTGCAAGAAAGTCTTGGACACAGCTTGCGGTACCGGGTAAGTTTATTCCTTAAAAGGAGTAAGAACGACACCCACTTATTGTAGGTACTTTATGTTAATAGATCTTTAAATAGTGCAGTTGGCACagtgactttatttttatacttttgagaggaaatcatccaatgacttccctgGCTTGGGCGAGACgatagagagtgtcagactcttactgactaaaaatcaccccgatcctactcctgcctttcgaaccggagccccggtaaacccgctagattgGTATTCCGGGATGCACACCGTGGCTTGAGTTTAATTCCCGCCCGGCAGAAAACCCTTTGCATGACCCTCAAATTATTGTTCCTGGTCTGGAACGATActggagaaaaacctagtggtGTAAACAACCCGTAAAACCCCACAAACCTAGTAGTTTTAAGTTTTCCTCGTCACAGATGAGGTAATGTTTACTAGTCTTACAGTATCGGACGTAATTAATACAACTTGACATGACATGTTCTACTTACACCCCTATGAACAACGTTAACTACCAACATACCTAGATATTCTGATCGGTAGATATACAGACTAAACACCAGACATTTAATGAGTGACTTGACCTAAGCGTCAGCTTTCAAAAATGCTACAATTATCTGCAAATATGATTTGTTTCATAATGCCTTATCTTTGAACTTTGTTAGTCATTAACCAAGATTTAACTGACTACATCTGGTATGGCCAGATAACATCGCAAATCAATGttttcttgtttaattttactGACAAACAAGACATCATACTCGCCTTAACTCTATATTTCTTTAACTTGCTTTTACTCTCAAAGATGgaacaaaattgcaaaaatGTGGCCTCGACATTCTTAACTTATATTCTGAACGTGATTTCGACATTGAATTCGCAAGGCACCCAAATACTTATTAGATAGTGAAAGTAAACGACACTGGTATGTAGGCAGGTACCTagataaattgaaaacaaaacatttgtcaTGACTGTTTTTAGTATATGGGATTCTAGCAGAAAAAACCCTAAAAGAGAAATCTGTTCAGAACCattctatttaattaatgtaatcaAATCACTGTAGTTAAATGATCTAGGTTGATTTTGGGACCAATATACCACTTGCGCTTAAGTCATCAAAACAACACCTCATTTATTATTAGAAGTCGGTTACCTAAATAATTTGAGAGCTACATAGAGCTCCGTTTATCAAAAGAATGAAGCATCTAGCACAATGTGTTAACAATGATTCTTCTTAGTTACAATGAGATGATAGAGCTAAACTATTTTGAGTTACATTGTAGTTTCTATTTTGAAACATTGCAGTAGAGTGCTATCTCAAATAACTTTTGAAACAAGGCCTCAACAAATTTAAATCTAACTGGCTCGAAAGTACCTTTAGTTTAATGATAGGTCCCGAGTTCCTCTCTGAAACTCTTGTATATTCCTATTTCTtctcatttttttatgaatgaattttCAGGATAGATTCCATGATGCTGGTGAACGAAGGCTTCAAGGTGGTGTCAGTGGACGCGTCAGACAAGATGTTGAAGCACGCCCTCAAGGCGCGGTGGGAGAGGAGAAAAGACTCGAAATACGATGAGTGGGGTAAGTTTCTAACtctttttctatgaaaatataaacattattttcctTGAAGGCCATGTATCGCTATAAATTAGGTCACTTCTTAGATTAAGTACTTAAGAAGACTACATTAATAGTTtgtcttataaaattaataaaatgattgGTCTGAGATTCcaaggtttattattttatttaattaaaaaaacatctctCTTTAGTAGCACGATATTAGAGTTATCTACagctcattatttattttattaccatttcAGTCATCGAAGAAGCGAACTGGGAGACCTTACCCCGGGACATTGAAGCTTTCCTGCCCAACACACAGTTTGACGCCGTCATCTGCCTTGGAAACTCCTTCGCCCATCTTTTAGATGAGTACGGAGACCAAAGGATGCAGAAAATGTGCCTAAGGAACTTCGCCAAATGCCTGAAACCTGGCGGTCTGTTATTCATTGACCACAGAAACTATGACGCCATTATCGACAGTGGCGCCACCCCGGGACactctatttattataatgtgagTATTGGATGCTTTTGGGGTTAATCATCTAAGGCATCTAAGGTTCTCCTTTTGTTCTTCCTTAGATACCTACTATCACCCAACACACATGATATGAAACTCAATGGGAGGAAATATGAAGTAGTAAACTCTAGTACGATTTATTGAATTTCCTAAGCCTCGCGTTACAAACTTAATATCTGTGactaaaacaatgttttacgCTAAAtcagaaagaaagaaacaaacaatcttATCAGTATTCTTCGCAATCCAGTTTTTTCTGGTGTTACTTAAAACGTTTACGTAATAGTATTTTAGTGCTTACGCCTACCAATTGCAAAAGAAATGTATCTATTAAAGAACTTCTTTACAATTTCTAATCgtcaatccgcattgagcaagcgtggtgatcaatgctcaaatcttctccgtgtgagaagaggcctttagtcagcagtggtcactttaattataggctgttaatgtgtgGATATGAAAGAACTTAAGTAGATTCGATAACTAGCTATATACTGGTATGTACGATGTTGCAGTCTGTAACGTTAACTGTAACTTGAACATATAATAAACTGTTGTCAGTAAGttctgtaggtaggtacttaccttGTTTCTGGGCAAGTTTTGTCAACAATTTCGTAACTTTATCGGCCTGTTTATAATACATTTCTTTAATATAGTGTTAATAGCATGTTTATCGGTATTTGTTTAGCTAGGAGATAATTCATTGAATAACAGGGTCATCGCCAAGTTTTCAATTTTATCTCCGCGACTTGATAAACAAGTTGGTGATGACAAATATGATGTGTTTGAACTTGACGAGTTCAAGGATTTTAGTGTCTCTTGAATAACATCACGTGTAATCTGTAATCCCTTTCATcatttttaaccttttgaacgccacggACGTTTATAGACGTCTAACGAAATCGTGCCAAACACGCCACCGACGTCTATAGACGTCAagaaaacgacattttttaaatacaaaataaatatactaaattaagttttctgtgtttctttttcctattatttcaaactactttagtgaaatattgtaaattgacacaaagatatattcattatttgaattaacaagaaaaaacaatcgtcaaatattgctaatcgaaatccgtaaaattgtgtatttcccCACGCCACAGACGTCAAGACACGTCAGCTAGTGATGGGTAGGTAAGGTAACTTATATtccaaatttatgaaatattttattgaaagtagcttactattactttgacaattactttttactgacaaatattcgtatctgaatattcctaatgtataatatttaaaaaaatgtggaaaagaACTTATAATTGATATCCTTAAATCGATAGTTTACTGTCCACTCTCGCGCATCTCTATGTAAGAGCTCATAGACAGTTACCTGTACGCCACAGACGGGAATGGACGTCAAGCGgtgacgtcattagcgctacgggagtctgctagtgctttactacatttattattatgatcggtggtaatattaaaatttgaacaGCAAAAGGACTTGGATGACATAAGTTTGCCAAGTTTCGAAGAATCcgactaataattatatgtaaaactagcgacccgccccagcttcgcatgggtgcaatggtgatatattatacctgtattatacataaaaacctgcctcatgagttactctatctattaaaaaaaaccgcatcaaaatccgttgcgtagttttaaagatttaagcgttcatagggacatacaacatgacagaaaaagcgactttgttttatactatgtagtgatagtgatgattaaattgttttaaataataaaatattattattttttatgtaccacaATATCACATGATCACATCCCTACTCGCATGCGAGAAAGTTGTTAAAAGTCGTGCCAGCCACGCCAGAGACGTGTCTTCACGTCGGCGGATGACATCACGAACCAGATTAGTGATgtaccttattatattattgatttattcgtttgtagttctaatgtttgcttttaggttgcttagaaccggagctgcggacaacttagcgggtttaccggggctccggctcgaaaggcaggagaaggaacggggtggtttttagtcagtaagagtctgacactccctctcgcctcgcccaaggcgagagaagtcattggatgattttccccctcaaaaaaaaaaaaaaaaaaaaaaggttgcttagaacttagtaactgctgtttaatgatagtatgataccaaatagggtcaagttaaataaaagaccaatgcaacgaataatatttatttaaaaaatatagaacgaaaagcacggattcattggttatcgataacttttcgttaagatgttggaatcactattttttttgtaggtttttgtactgaatttgtggcttggcgtaGAAGGGGCGCCGATGTGTTTACgctctggcgttcaaaaggttaaggGAGTGGCTAATTGGCTAGTGTGTATGTTATGTGTGTTGTGTTCgatttcacattttatttttcacatcATTTTACACATTTCCATTATCTACTGAAACTTTTATTAAACTCACTAGAAAGACTATCGAGCCTACCTACCAAAAATTTCTAAAATCAAAATCGATTTACAGAATATTGAAAACCAGTGGATGTTAACTTTATTTCCTATCTTTTTTTTATGCTAAGTATACtaagcctgatggtaagcaatcgctgccgcctatagtcaccagaggcgttacaaatgcgtttgCCGGCTTTACGGGGTTAGGGATTGAGGATATtagggaagggggtaattgggcctccggtaacctcactcacgcaacgcaagcgttgtttcacgtcgattttctgagaagccgtggtatcactccggttgcgCCGGCCCAATTCGtgcggaagcatggctctcctacacatATTCATGTGCATTTCTGCACATCCATTCATGTTTAAAAACCGTGATGTTATACCTTCtcataatattgtttcttttgaTTCCAGTGCAAATACCCAGTGGACATTAAGACATCGGTGTTGGTGGTGGGCGGCAAAGCTCAACTGGTGGCGTTAGACTACTGCATCAACGACGACGCCAACAGCGAGAAGAGGTGAGATCCCATCacgttttctataaaaatattaatc
This genomic window contains:
- the LOC118263254 gene encoding glycine N-methyltransferase, translated to MSADQVFHSRSEGIPSEGVKDQYADGKAARTWNKFIGDSNERTQNYKDFLIGLLKKNGCKKVLDTACGTGIDSMMLVNEGFKVVSVDASDKMLKHALKARWERRKDSKYDEWVIEEANWETLPRDIEAFLPNTQFDAVICLGNSFAHLLDEYGDQRMQKMCLRNFAKCLKPGGLLFIDHRNYDAIIDSGATPGHSIYYNCKYPVDIKTSVLVVGGKAQLVALDYCINDDANSEKSEFRLCYFPHKLDKFTAMLDEAFDNRAKHEIYADFKPLSAVPVPSFYIHVLEKARD